In Solea senegalensis isolate Sse05_10M unplaced genomic scaffold, IFAPA_SoseM_1 scf7180000014726, whole genome shotgun sequence, the DNA window CTTTGGAGCAATGAGGAAGGGCCCAACCTAAGGATTTAAGGCTGCAAGCTGGTggctcacatactgtatatggttgACAGTTCTGTTCTCAAAGCAAGTTCTGGCACACtaataaaactacatttttagaAAATCAATTCTCACATGTGGAAAAAGCCAAATAAAGAGTAGAAGAGGGTGATGAGATGAAGTCCATTCTAACTGGTGAGAGGTGTAGCGGaactaaatattacaaaattgtatttttagcACTAGACGGGAGAGAAATGAGtgtatttacattattaaacTTTGTAAATGTTGGATTTAGACTAGGTTTTTACTTACATCAGTGTCTCCTAAACTTCCTACAGCCAAATCTGTAACGCCTGATATCATGTCACTTCATAACACATGACGTCTGTCTCTTCTTTTGGAAGCAGAGTTGGCTCAAACAATAATGGCTCGGAATTTCCACCCGTCTGTCATCGGCCCGGAGGCCTGGGAGGGCTACATGTTTTCTGATCTGGAGATCCGCATCAAAGAGTCCACAGACCTCTACGGAGCCGTACTCTGGCCTTCGGTGCGTCCAGACATTTTAACGGCGTTACTCACCTTCTGTGTGTCCCTCTCACTTTCAGCCAGTGACAATAAATGACGTGTCTCCCAACAGGCAATGGTGCTGTGCCATTTCTTGGAGACCAACCGAGATAAATACAACCTgacagacaaaaatgtgattgaaCTGGGTGCTGGGACTGGACTTGTCACCATTGTATCAAGCTTGTTGGGTACGAAACCTGCTCTGGTTTTCACTCCCTTTGACTTAATAGTTCAGTTTCAGGTGTTGGTATGTAATTATCTTTAATGTTTTCTCCTCAGGTGCTAAGGTGACCTCCACTGACCTACCAGATGTCTTGGGGAACCTCCGGTACAACGTTGTGCGCAATACCAAGGGTCGATGCAAGTACATCCCAGTGGTAcgtttttctttgacttttcataCTGTATGCATGAAAAAATAAGTTGATATAAATCAACTTAAAATCACCTCCAGGTCACTGAGCTGATTTGGGGTGCGGAGGTGCCGAAGCGTTTTCCTCGCACCACACATTGTTTCGACTACATCCTGGCAGCCGACGTGGTGTACGCACACCCGTACCTGGACGAGCTGATGGATACCTTTGACTACCTGTgccaggaaaacacacacattttctgggCCATGCGTTTCCGCCTGGACCCAGAGAACAACTTTGTGGATCGCTTCCAGCAGCGTTTCCACCTGGAGGAGCTGTATGACCTTCCCAGCCTCAGTATCAAACTGTACAGAGCCTGGAGGAGGGACACGAGGACCACAGACCACAGAGAGACTGCTGCCTAAAGTCTGAACACAGACTGACAATACAATGTATGTGACTGCCATCTGATTTATTACCTGTCCTTCTAAACGGGAAAGCGTAGTTGTTGAGTATTTTTAATGAATCTTGTGCAAATGTCCCAATACCTTTCTACTCTGAGACTTTTTGCATGAATTATGTTATGTCAGGTAGGAAAAGTATCTCACAAAATCTATGCCTTCTTAAGTCTAGAATGTCTTAAGAATAACTTTACCTCTATCCCATAAGTAATATTCTCCAAAGTTGGAGCCATCGCTGCTGTTTATTTATCTTGAGTTAGTCATCAGGGGAACATTAACAACTGGACTGTTAGCCTACTAGCATGACTGACAGCTGATCATTTAAGTACAGTTAAATCTGTatcttaaaatataaatgtgtgtgaccATGTGGCAAACATGCAAGTCATGACATCGCCCATAAAAATATGAACTACCGCTTTTAAGCTTCCAGAATCTCGACTTGGGGTGGGGTTGAGGTTTCACATCAGGAAGTTCAGAGACTCTGGTTGGATGATAAATTGCACAAAACTGACACCATGCTCTGTTGGAGAACTGAAACTGCAATTAATACCAGCGAGTGTGgtcattttcccatagattCCACTCAAACTGACCTGAGCAACTATTGAATAGATGGCTATTCAATATCAAATTGCTACTTCTTGGTTAGCTTCAGCCAGAAAACCAAAAGTCTACAGCCTACTAAATTAAAATCTCATGGTAATGGTTAAGTTGAGGGGTAAAGGTTAAAGTTAAGGGCTAATGTTTGAGGTAGGGGTTACAAGAGATGGTAATGCCAGTTGGCTAACTGGCCagccagctagctagctagctagatagctTGTCGACCATGTTTACACATCTCAGGAaactgatttactgtatgttctgTTCTATTTTGACCCAACTAGCTTTGCATTCAACGGGTAAACGGAACTTTagagttgatgatgatgatgtaccTTGCTCCCAATCATATCGGCTGGttagttgatttttttttttttcgtctttaCTTgatcaacaataaaaacaacacaaactttaaAGTGAAACTGACATGACTGCAAACTCTTTGATAACCAAAAAACATCCGTAAGGCACATAAACAAAAGCCCCCAAAACTGGTGGACGGTTGAGTTTGAGGCTTGCTTGAGTAAGATCACCAGCAAAACACGTTTACGGAGGTCAAATTAAAGATCACGTCCATATTGGGCAGTTTGTGCTGCTTCAGTAACATGAACACCACCATGTCACCATTATTTTTGTGGATGGAGTCGTTAGGAACCACCTGCTTTTATTACTGTGTGACCTGATAAATCTGATCTCTTAGTTGTGATTCCAAGTCCTCCCGACATTGTCAGGCTCATTTTCTATCCTCTTATTTCTCATCCTCATGTGGTGATGCGTGTTGTTCGGctgctgaaagagaagaagcacAAAGAGTCGGATTTAAGATTCTGCGGATGCTGGCAGTGAAGCGCCGCGTATGATTGTCCGCTCATACAAATACGCTCCAGCTGGAAATGGAACAAGCATCCCTTCAGTGAGAGGCAGAGTTCAGGTGTTGCCCCTTATGAAGAAAACAGATCATACTGTATTTTCTCCAAATAGGGCTGCACCACATCAACAACACAGCTGCACTACTGTGCTTCTGCCCGATCCCTATTATCGCGTCAAAGGGTCCTGGATGGAGGCGATACCTGAAACTTAAACTTCATGCTCAAAATTGATGGAGGTCTAACCGAGGTGCATATTATGGGAGGGAGGCCCCTGCTTTTCCCGGTGGTTTGATACTGTCCTGCATGCCAGGCTGATCCTGTTACCACGTCGAGTGAAGTAATCAAGGCTAATGCAGGACAAGTTCCagagcacatttttaaaaataggtTTTGATGATTTGCTGCAAGAAGACCTGAGTTGGCAACCCGTTTGGAACACgggcctctctgcatggagtttgcatgttctccccgtgtgtgtgtgtgtgtgttctcgggATTCCTCTCACAGCCCAAATTatacagatttggggattaggcaaattggacactctaaattaactgtgagtgtggatggttgtttgtctctatgtggccctgtgatggactggcaacctgtacAGGGTGTAGAAGACAAATGTAGGATTTGTTGACAAAAGACAAATCAAATTGCAGCTGACATAGAAAGTTCACAACCTTTTCATTCAATGGCCAGGATGctttcaaatcaaacacaagTCATGTTTTGGCCTGGTTCTCGGCGGTGCTTATCCCCCCCCCATGTCACTATTTGTGGGCGCCCATGCAAGTCTAACGTATTCCCAATGAAACATGATCTGAACTTGACGTCCagtcatcatttaaaaaaattattttgtggTTAAAGCTAGAAAGCTGCTGTTTTACAATTCATCTTACGATCatgcaggtttatttttttagtttgacATTACAGACCGTGGAAGCttccagagcagcagcaacagagaggTCCAGGAGCACGGATCTGCAGCCGTAATGTGGCAGTCCCGTCTGGCTCCCTCTCCAAActatctttgttgttgttgtttttgtgtgtctgtgaatctACGTGCGCTCCGTTCTGGAAACCTGCTCGTGTTGATTTCTCTTTGGGCCCACATCTAAAAATACCCCCGGTGTCCTTGTGATGAAGATGGGTGTGTCCAACAGGATGCTGAGGGTATAACCTTGCAGTCCGCAGTCCACAGATACAGTATTTTCACTCCACATATCCACGCTTTTTACACCGGAAAGCAGAAGCGGCAGCAGGTAGGTCGGAAGTTGCAAGTTGGGCATAAgtattttacttactttacttttgtagagagcacatttaaactgaaatttcttctctgtttttcatgTGCAACTGATTTACTGAACAGAGCTTTCCACATGAATACTTACACATATTTTGTGGAGGAAATAAATTACATGAGACCcaaaacaaaggaggaggaggaggaggaggaagaaggaggagatggagatgaGGGAAAATGTAAGACGACCAACTCaaggtttattttcttttttaatgtaaacgcCACAAATGTTGAATGTCTGACGCTGATGTTTATCAGATGATTCACAAATCAAGGAATTAGACCTCCAGGTGACCTGGCCTCCGCCTCTGTTCAACAAAGCAGACGAAGAGGATTATCGTTTTGTGGGACAAGAAACCATCCCGAAAGAAACTTTGGACGTGAGTATAGCAATGGTTTTGGAATCTGGAGCATCATATTAATATATCAGATGAGTGTCCTCTTACGCTGGTTGATACCAAGTATTTTAATGACAATTTTAGTCTTGGACACCCCATCATGCCTAACTAGCACTTGATATACTTTACATATACATAGTGCACATCTTTGGCTGATCTCTCATACACATACCCCTGTTAGATGGATTTAGCAGTTAGCACAAGGTGTTCGACTTCACCTAAGCTGTAATTAGCTTTTGGCtttatccacacacaaaaaacagaactttccagatgcaatatttttcttttttgttcttaaaagaAGATGTTTGAAGAACATGGCTTTGTTTGACCCCCTAAAACACCTTTAAATGTCACTAAACACCGTCGTAAAcgtgccaggcctgtatgtggtgcataatcaccaaaaatgtgATGTCTTAGCTGTGTTAAAGGTTAGCGTGTGTGTTGCGTAGCATTAGCATTGTAGCTCTACAATGGCACTACAGAACCACTGGATTAAGGACTTCTGACATGTCTGTTATTGAGATTAAAAAACGAACATCATATGCTCATTCAACTCTTCGACTAGCTAGCCGGCCAGTTAGCATGACTAGCATCATAGCCACAGTAGGGGCtcacatgaatataaatatgatcAATTACCAGGTGTGAACCAATGTATATCCCCTCTGCCtcactcttgtttttaaatcaagattTGGGTGGAGTTAGCTTCAGAAGAGGGGTTTTGGTTAGCCTGTAAGACCTGTTTCTACCTAGCAATACAGACTGGTTCAGTTTAGTGTGTTATCcatgtatttgcttttttattgtCAAAGGTTTGCAACGGATTTGTGCAAAAGTAACCTTATATGTGCTAGCACTAGACACACTCTAGTCTGTTTATTGGTCAACAGGGAAATGTCACTCTGGGAgatgatgaggaagaaaaagacgagtgtgatggagagaaagagggtgACGGGGCCTGTGATTcaaactgcagcagctccacagccGGCGCCGAAGACGTTACAGGTGAGTCAACCTCACCAGTCTATCACAGAACCACTCACAATCACATTGTGCACATGACATAGTACTGATTTGCCGTTTTGTGTTCATGgacaggacaaacacaaacacgagcTCCAGTGTGGTATCCCAGCGTCATCTGCAGCCTCGGTAAAGACATCTACAACTACGTAGGACATGACATTGTCATTTATGAAGCCCTAGACTCCTTTGGAGCCGTCATGTGGCCAGCGGTGAGTGTTTCTTGTGCTACAAACCGCATTTATCTTATCGTCTCACCTCATGTCAtgtacactatatggacaaaaggaTTGAATTCAGGTGCTTTAATGATTGgctgtatttctttgtttatgtctACACTTTACCTTTGTAAAAGCATTATAGTGAACTCtgattgttttcaaataatgtgataataaatgATTCTTTTTTACTCCACTTCCACTCAGGCGTTGGCTCTGTGCTCCTTCCTGGAGAATAACAGGGAGATGGTGAACCTGCAGGGGAAGGAGGTTCTGGAACTGGGATCAGGAACAGGACTGGTAGCCATCGTGGCCAGTCTCTTAGGTGAcgactgtatttatataaatgattTGCTCGTGTATCGTGTCCACGATTCATTAGGTTGTACTGCATGATTTGTTACTGATGTACTTTTTAAAGAagcattattaaatgtaaatattttccagGAAAAGTAGAATCTTCCTGGAATCTTAAACTAAACTAAGCTAAATATGGCCCCCGCTCATTTATCAAAAGGTTCATCAAACAAAATATACACCTCCTGTAGTTTATTATACCGTAAGAACATGTTTGCCTCTCCTCTCAAGCGGCGTAGCAATGTGACCATGGAAGTACAAATAATAGTAttatgtgtgtgtcattgaCTTCATCTAAATAAAAAGTGCAAGTCACGGTAAAACCAGCAGATTCTTGGAATATTGAGcacttgaagtaacaccattatcacaaACGTTAAAATACATTGGacgtcatttttattatttattattttgttaatatGTTAATTTCTAACACACTCCGGTCAAGGTTCCTCagcactccgatcacataccctgctATATACAGTTGAAcagtatttctgtattttcctccaagtaccaccagagggagctcacgtaccactggtggtaaatgtaccacagtttgagaaccatgggggtCAAATCCATAgatgttaatatatatatatctacacatatatagatatatatatatatatgtatataatcgttttattttcactgaagcACTCTGAACGAACTCCATTCCCGTTCCTTCTCTTGTTTTCATAGGAGCCTCAGTCACAGCCACAGATTTACCGGAGGTGTTGAGTAACCTCAGGGCCAACGTCATGAGGAACACCAGGGGGCGGTGCCGACAGCTGCCCCAGGTGACGACTCTTTCCTGGAGCTTCGAAATGGAACGCACCTTCCCCGCGTCCGTCTACCGGTACGACTACGTGCTGGCGGCAGACGTGGTTTATCACCACGACTTCTTAAAGGAGCTCCTGGCTACCATGAAGCATTTCTGTCAGCCGGGGACGACGGTGATCTGGGCCAACAGGGTCAGGATGGAGTCTGACCTGACCTTCACCGAGAACTTCAAAAAGACCTTTCACACAAGTTTACTGTTTGAAGATGGAGACATGAAGATCTTTATGGCAACatacagagggacagagacaggggAGCGATAGGTGGACATGTGAACTGGCCAATGGGGTAACATTTTGCACAGATTATTGgctctcactcatcttctaccactttatcctccacatgagggttgctggtgccaatctcagctgacagggctGTTTACAATGAAACTAAAAATAACTACTCTGCCCACGTTaacctgatgcataaaccaacGAAATAGAAGAAGATGTAGGTGGTACAAAGGCAGAGACAGTTCTGAAAGTGTGtttacggaagaggattagggctacgtgtaaaaacaaaaaacaaaaatgaaagaaagaaaatgataataaaatagcATTAATTctaaaattaaagtcagaattctgagattaaagaaaaagtcagcaTTCTgagaaaaggtcagaattctgagattaaagtcagaattctgagattaaagtcagaattctgagattaaagtcagaattctgagattaaagaaaaaatcagaattctgagattaaagatgttttctgaattcatgctgttttataattttttctttcttccatttttttttacatgtggccctaatcctcttccgtataTGTGAGTTtatattttcttatattttttttactgtgattgttttactcttttgtatttttatcttattatttttatttgaatccatattattcatttatttatttattaatttatcttttttaaatctctctttttttaattgggatcatttacttttttaatagtATTAGGCctcagatttgaattgtggttaggttaagtttaAAGTTATGTTAGGCATAAGTTAAGCATAACACTTTGTTAAGTTTGTCCAAATAATTACAAGTCAATGCAGTGGCCTAATAAGAATAGCTGCACGGacctgtgtgtgcatgataAGTGTTTTACAAATAAAGAACCATTGATTGAGCCAACAATTGCATTATAAATAAGCTGATTACTGTAATATTACCtccatattattattgtcatgttGTTAATGTTCAGTGATGAATTCTGTGGAACTTAATTTTGCCTCTTTTTTCACCTTGGGGGACGCTATAGAGCCCTGGAGCAACGCACCAAACGAGCTCTGAGGAGTTTGCCCATTTACGTaagggtgcaaatcgccaaaatggacgccaaaattcaaattccgacttcctgttgcgttgaGGCCGTGGTcacggtcgacttttttgtttgtcttggtctataacatcttcccaccaagttttgggaaattctttggaactcaattttgcctctgtgttAACCTtaggggggcgctatagagccagATCTGACCACTATACAAAGTTTTAAGTGTTTtcatgcacgttaaccccctcaaaaatgaccggaaaaccacggatataataataatctgaaggaataACGATGGGTTCCTCTCACAAATCCTTGGCATTTGTCGATCGGGCCCTAAATAATAATTCCTAAAAGTACAATATAGGTcctcgcaccactgtgtgagtgctcggggCCCTAATTAGAATCTGTCTGCACTGGTGTAATTCTATGTACGACCACTTGGGGGAACTGGAGTGATAAATATAGCCCGTCAAACtccaacatcatcatcagcatcatcagatGGGACAGCAACTGCCACCACCATCACTGAGAGGGTGAAGcaggagatgaatgaatgaatgaatgaatgaatgaatgaatgaaaactaaaaGTGGAGAATAAGTTCAAAAAGTAGTTATCTTGTTAgcgctatctatctatctatctataaaaagaaaattttcttcttgttctgatTGAACATTAGGAGTACAAATGGTTGCATGTGATTGGTTGCCAGCAATTTGGCGTCGCCGTGACGTCATCGCAGGAGGAAGCGTTTGAGgtaaaagagagaaggaggagaggagacacatcatcatcgtcctcggcagcagcagcagctgcagcaggaggagcaggaggagcaggaggaggagatccACGCTGCAGAGAGGATAAAAACACgaaaccatcatcatcatcatcacaggaTACAAACCTCTTTCATCCGCGCAGCCACAGCGCGTGGGAGGCGCGAGATCGGCTGCATGgtgaatgctgtgtgtgtgtgtgtgtgtgtgtgtgtaaagagagagatagcgagagagagggggatTTATCCATCTGATCCACGCGCTCACTCACCTGCACGTGAGCTCAGATGATGACGATGCCACTGCTGCCTGCACGCGCCACTTATACCACaggaacctgtgtgtgtgtgtgtgtgtgtccgtggaGGCGCAGGATCCACGCAGGACGATGGAAagtgagtgtttgagtgttttttttgctctgatattagatagatagacagatagacactCACTGTATGTCAAGGAATTTAATGGCTGAATTTAACCCGCTGACGTCACTCACACACGTACACTTGACAAAGAGAAGCGTGAGTTcccttgtttttatattgttgttattattattagagactatttacaaaaataataaaagatgatTGTCTTCATTTATCAAAACCACgtgaaaagaaagtaaaaaaaataaagtcaaactgCTTACATCACACAAATATCGAATCATCATCAGTATTATAGATTTATATAGAGATTTTACACAGACTGAACTTTGCAAGTCAAGTCAGTTTATGGCACACTTTATTTAGACATTCATAGACATGAAAttagaatgataataataataataatggtctTTATTCATTGTCAAACTGAGGtgaaaaatgtaagtaaattaatttagaaaaactcattacatcattaaaaactcGATCACATTACAGAGTTAACAcgtaataaacaaataaagtcaaTTTAAATCATACACAGactataataatgataaaaaacagtcaaattaagTCAGACAgagttaaacaaaaaataacgtCCACTGAAGTAAAAGTGTTACAATAAACCAGGTttaaatctaataaaataaaacataacatttttatattttaagcaGGGATTAAAGagaattctttttaaaataaggAATTAAAATATCTCAATATAGTTTGCAGTGGGATTGCAACGATAAATCAATGAattcattactaaattaaactgTTTTATAATGGTTATTCAGTTTTAGAGGTTTAAATGctttaatatgaatattttctgggggGTTTTGTtccaaatgacaaatgaatgaTTACGTTTGATAAAAGAAGAGATCTGAGAACATCTACATTTCAGTgatttttatggagcaaaca includes these proteins:
- the LOC122761469 gene encoding protein-lysine methyltransferase METTL21C-like isoform X1, with the translated sequence MNTYTYFVEEINYMRPKTKEEEEEEEEGGDGDEGKYDSQIKELDLQVTWPPPLFNKADEEDYRFVGQETIPKETLDGNVTLGDDEEEKDECDGEKEGDGACDSNCSSSTAGAEDVTGQTQTRAPVWYPSVICSLGKDIYNYVGHDIVIYEALDSFGAVMWPAALALCSFLENNREMVNLQGKEVLELGSGTGLVAIVASLLGASVTATDLPEVLSNLRANVMRNTRGRCRQLPQVTTLSWSFEMERTFPASVYRYDYVLAADVVYHHDFLKELLATMKHFCQPGTTVIWANRVRMESDLTFTENFKKTFHTSLLFEDGDMKIFMATYRGTETGER
- the LOC122761470 gene encoding protein-lysine methyltransferase METTL21E-like — protein: MARNFHPSVIGPEAWEGYMFSDLEIRIKESTDLYGAVLWPSAMVLCHFLETNRDKYNLTDKNVIELGAGTGLVTIVSSLLGAKVTSTDLPDVLGNLRYNVVRNTKGRCKYIPVVTELIWGAEVPKRFPRTTHCFDYILAADVVYAHPYLDELMDTFDYLCQENTHIFWAMRFRLDPENNFVDRFQQRFHLEELYDLPSLSIKLYRAWRRDTRTTDHRETAA
- the LOC122761469 gene encoding protein-lysine methyltransferase METTL21C-like isoform X2, whose protein sequence is MNTYTYFVEEINYMRPKTKEEEEEEEEGGDGDEGKYLQVTWPPPLFNKADEEDYRFVGQETIPKETLDGNVTLGDDEEEKDECDGEKEGDGACDSNCSSSTAGAEDVTGQTQTRAPVWYPSVICSLGKDIYNYVGHDIVIYEALDSFGAVMWPAALALCSFLENNREMVNLQGKEVLELGSGTGLVAIVASLLGASVTATDLPEVLSNLRANVMRNTRGRCRQLPQVTTLSWSFEMERTFPASVYRYDYVLAADVVYHHDFLKELLATMKHFCQPGTTVIWANRVRMESDLTFTENFKKTFHTSLLFEDGDMKIFMATYRGTETGER